A single genomic interval of Cervus elaphus chromosome 26, mCerEla1.1, whole genome shotgun sequence harbors:
- the TAAR1 gene encoding trace amine-associated receptor 1, with protein sequence MMSFCHNKINISCVKSSWSNDIRASLYSLMVLIILTTVVGNLLVIISISHFKQLHTLNNWLIQSMATVDFLLGCLVMPYSMVRSVEHRWSFGEVFCKIHTSTDIMLSSASIFHLSFISVDRYYAVCDPLRYKTKINILVISLMIFISWSIPALFAFGMIFLELNFKGAEEMYYKHSHCLASCSVFFSKTSGVLAFMTSFYIPGSIMLCIYCRIYFIAKGQARSIHDAKQKVQIGLKERNGIPRSRERKAAKTLGIVMGVFLTCWCPFFVCMVMDPFLDYAIPPTLNDALIWFGYLNSTFNPMVYAFFYPWFRRALKMILVGKIFQKDSSRSKLFSE encoded by the coding sequence ATGATGTCCTTTTGCcacaataaaattaatatttcctGTGTGAAAAGCAGCTGGTCCAACGACATCCGGGCTTCCCTGTATAGTTTAATGGTGCTCATAATTCTGACCACCGTGGTTGGCAATCTGCTAGTTATTATTTCCATATCACACTTCAAGCAACTGCATACCCTAAATAATTGGCTCATCCAGTCCATGGCTACTGTGGACTTTCTTCTGGGGTGCCTGGTCATGCCTTATAGCATGGTGAGATCCGTTGAGCACCGCTGGTCTTTTGGAGAAGTCTTCTGTAAAATTCACACCAGCACTGACATTATGCTGAGTTCAGCATCCATTTTTCACTTGTCCTTCATTTCTGTTGATCGCTACTATGCTGTGTGTGACCCACTGAGATACAAAACCAAGATCAACATCTTGGTTATTTCTCTGATGATCTTCATTAGTTGGAGTATTCCTGCTCTTTTTGCATTTGGGATGATCTTTCTGGAGCTAAACTTCAAAGGAGCTGAAGAGATGTATTACAAACACAGTCACTGCCTAGCGAGTTGCTCTGTCTTCTTCAGCAAAACATCTGGGGTTCTGGCCTTTATGACTTCTTTCTATATACCTGGCTCTATTATGTTGTGCATCTATTGTAGAATATATTTCATAGCAAAAGGCCAGGCAAGATCAATTCACGATGCAAAGCAGAAGGTTCAAATAGGGCTGAAAGAGAGAAATGGAATTCCACgaagcagagaaaggaaagctGCGAAGACTTTAGGGATTGTGATGGGAGTTTTCCTAACATGCTGGTGTCCTTTCTTTGTCTGCATGGTCATGGACCCTTTCCTGGACTATGCTATCCCACCCACTTTGAACGATGCATTGATTTGGTTTGGCTATTTGAATTCTACTTTTAATCCAATGGTTTACGCATTTttctatccctggttcagaaGAGCACTAAAGATGATTTTAGTTGGTAAAATTTTCCAAAAAGATTCATCTAGGagtaaattattttcagaataa